The Arvicanthis niloticus isolate mArvNil1 chromosome 2, mArvNil1.pat.X, whole genome shotgun sequence genome includes a window with the following:
- the Cd82 gene encoding CD82 antigen, protein MGSGCVKVTKYFLFLFNLLFFILGAVILGFGVWILADKSSFISVLQTSSSSLQVGAYVFIGVGAITMVMGFLGCIGAVNEVRCLLGLYFVFLLLILIAQVTVGVLFYFNADKLKQEMGNTVMDIIQNYTFNATSSREEAWDYVQAQVKCCGWVSRYNWTENEQLMNSTKTTYPCSCEKMKEEDNQLIVKKGFCEANNSTQGENNPEDWPVYPEGCMEKAQAWLQENFGILLGVCAGVAVIELLGLFLSICLCRYIHSEDYSKVPKY, encoded by the exons ATGGGGTCAGGCTGCGTCAAAGTCACCAAgtactttctcttcctcttcaacTTGCTGTTCTTT ATCCTGGGTGCTGTGATCCTGGGCTTTGGGGTGTGGATTCTTGCAGACAAGAGCAGCTTCATTTCCGTCCTAC AAACCTCATCCAGCTCACTGCAGGTGGGGGCATACGTCTTCATCGGTGTGGGCGCCATCACCATGGTGATGGGCTTCCTGGGCTGTATCGGTGCTGTCAATGAGGTCCGCTGCCTGCTGGGTCTG TACTTCGTCTTCCTTCTGCTGATCCTCATCGCACAGGTGACCGTAGGCGTCCTCTTCTACTTCAATGCCGACAAG CTGAAGCAGGAGATGGGGAACACAGTGATGGACATCATTCAGAACTACACCTTCAATGCCACCAGCAGCCGCGAGGAGGCTTGGGACTACGTGCAGGCGCAG GTGAAGTGCTGTGGCTGGGTTAGCCGCTACAACTGGACAGAGAATGAGCAGCTCATGAACTCTACCAAGACCACTTACCCATGCTCCTGtgagaagatgaaggaagaggaCAACCAGCTCATTGTTAAGAAAGGATTCTGCGAGGCCAACAACAGCACTCAGGGAGAGAACAACCCTGAGGATTGGCCTGTGTACCCAGAG GGCTGCATGGAGAAGGCGCAGGCGTGGCTGCAGGAGAACTTCGGCATCCTTCTGGGCGTGTGTGCCGGTGTTGCTGTCATTGAg CTGCTGGGGTTGTTCCTGTCCATATGTTTGTGCCGGtacattcattctgaagactaCAGCAAGGTCCCCAAGTACTGA